TTAGATCCTATCATATCCGCGTAGCCATTGCGTTGTCTGgctgtgtattttatttcttaaataaatatttaatgaaaatacacaaattgttgtataatatctataaatagatAGCGATATGGAACGTGGGTACGGGGGAAGTGCTGATAAGCCTGGACTGTCATCCGGACCTCATATACTCCGCCTGCTGGAATTGGACCGGTTCCAAGCTCCTTACAACCTGCCGAGACAAGAAGATCAGGTGATTtacaataatcaatattaaatagtgcAAAGAATAAACTCGTGTTTactataatctatactaatattataaatgagaaagtaactctgtctgtctatctgttgctttttcaagataatccactgaaccgaatttgatgaaatttagtgcgaagcaaacttgaactccaaggaaagacaaAGACTACTTTTTTTGAGCAATACTTGACGACCAATACCTAAAACGCGAGAGACGCCGCGTGCATACATACTACTAGTAATGTGATAGGTTATTgagcaatttaataatataagtaacgttaataatattaagtaacttACGTTTCAGAATAATCGACCCTCGCAAAGGTGAAGTCGAATCGGAAGCGATTGCACATGAAGGCAGTAAGGCGTCCCGCGCGATATTCCTTAAACATGGTCTTGTTTTCACTACTGGGTAAGGACTTTGCTTAAAATtgttgttactttttattttatttggttagtAGCTTCAGATTCAGTTATAAACAAGGTTTGTTTGAtttttacattgtttatttaaaattccatCGTTGATTTGAAATACAGGTCTTCGACTATAATACATTGGTAGATGTCAATTTCAAATTGGTATCGAAAGTAGCTTCAGGAGATTACCTACGGCTGTAATAATACGGGCCACCTATTGAACTGAGTGCGCCCGCAGGTTCAGCCGCATGTCGGAGCGCCAGTACTCTCTGCGCACGCCGGACGCGCTCAACGAGCCCATCGTCACCGTGGAGATCGACACCAGCAACGGGGTCATGTTCCCGCTCTACGACCCCGACACCAACCTCATCTACCTCTGCGGGAAAGGTGACTCGGTCATCAGGTACTTCGAGGTTAGTACCGACGAAAAACACCCTAATCTGTATATTTACTTTGTGAAATTAATTCGATGattttcttgaaaataatattgttattatgattACGAACTGAGTAAAACTGAGCTATCCCGTCTGGAGATATGGATGTCGTCATTTCTTTTAATGAGTGTTAAGAATGTATTTtccaatattgttaattatagaGGATTCCATTTGATGAGGGATTGCAACTGTAATTAAAGGTATATTCGCGCACATTTAAGTCGGTTCCTGTATTGTGATAAGAGATGACGCGCGATTTGTCGTCattgatttgtttttcaattGCCAGCAATTAAAATAAGTCTTAAAAGATCATTGCTCGCATCAGTGAATCAAACGTAAACGTTGTATATTGGAAATGTGAACCCTTACAGAGGCAGATAATCAACCGACCACTAAAAGTATTCTTTCAGATGGTTGGTGCCAGCCAAGTGGTCGGCTATTAAAGCTTGTCTTCTTTTCTTGTAGTGCTATAtacttcttaaaaatatttgagtgtATTTCTGAGAGTTTTTGTCGTAGGTGACTCCGGAACCTCCTTTCGTGCACTACATCAACACTTTCCAGACGCCTGATCCACAGAGAGGTAATGTTttctttgattttgattttttctactctttaatgtaatttatgtcataatttaatatatatcaagtgGTAAAATCaaccataaaaacaaataactaagGGCCGGAATAAATATGCAATATCATATGCTAAATTTTAGAGCGGCACAAATTGCCGCAATCAACACAAAAGACGTTCGTCCGttgttaaaatcatattatggCGTAAAACGTTACAATGTATGCATTAATTCTAATTTGTACAATACAAAATGTATGACTTCGCTGACTTGGTGGAGTAATGGTCGGTGTAATTCCTAACATTCCTTagtataatgtatgtaataaaaaacgttttatttccaGGAATTGGCATGATGCCGAAGCGAGGCTGCGATGTCGCTACGTGTGAGATCGCAAAGTTCTATCGCCTTAACAACTCCGGCTTGTGCCAGGTATCATGATGTAGTATTTTGTTAAATCTGCTATAAATCTGATTTTAAAGGTTAGGGAGCAAAGCAAAATCAAGAAATCAACAACTTTCTGTTTCCTTCTTTTTCCTCTAGGTGATCTCGATGACGGTTCCGCGCAAGTCGGAGCTGTTCCAGGAGGACCTGTACCCCGACACGCTCAGCGACGAGGCCAGCCTCACCGCCGACGAGTGGCTCGCGGGCGAGGACGCGGAGCCCTGCACTATGTCGCTAAAGGTACCCCCTCCCTTTCCCCACTACCTGACCCTCTACTTCTACCAACTCTCCTAAGAGCTATCAGCCAAAGCATTGCGTGCTATTAGACctagaaacttttattttacatttttcattagattttttttaaatctgggAAAACTTgtataatcaaattttatttttgctaaagGTGATCTCATACAACTATGATATATGTAAAGAAGATTATTTACATCGGAATATCTTTGTATCTGATTGTCGTGACGTTGTtctcaaatacatatatttatacttttttgctAAGCTTATGCTTGAGGTACTTATATCTTACGTGACATATACTgccaaataaaatgttattttaaatgaatcacattttattaattacaataaagtaaCACCCGGTAAATATACCATTGGTGGATTAAGGTTTCACCTCTTaataaggtttggagcttattccacaagATACAATGTGGTTTGATGGATACAAATGAGACAGATCCGACACACgcatttcttcacgatgttttccttacaCATGATgaattatcaacaaaaaattggcacataaaaaattgtagaataaaaactaaaaagaatGAGCTCTCCTAATTACTTTCCTATGTGTTCCTTTATATTAATCCAaaggtttgtattttatatatagaaaaacaattgtgggattttattgtttaatttatatgataataatcttttgaacttaaaattatttgtgcatttttaatatttcggtCTTAACTTGTTCCTTAAACATAAACTCAAGTAAAATTGCACAAATggatttaaaacaatgaaactaTTGTGTTTCAAATTAAAGTTTATCTTGCTATGactttttgatgttttttgcATGTCTTTCTATTCCACTTGTAATTTATTCCAATGGCAGGgggagtaaaaataaacaaatcttaggtTTGCATTATGCTgtgacatttttgttttttatggacTCCATACAaatacacttggtggtagggctttgtgcaagcccgcctgggtaccctctcatcagatattctaccgccaaacaacagtactcagtaatgttgtattccggtttgaagggtgagtgagccttgtgcctgtagttacacttacagacacaagggacataacatcttagttcccaaagttggtggcgcattggcgatgtaacgaatgtttaatatttcttacagcgccattgtctatgggcggtggtgaccacttaccatcagataggccatatgcttgtccgccaaccatgtataaaataataaatttgattgatgtatcttttatttaacatttttcttattttacttcgcaattttttcacgaatccataatgatgaaataccacagattattattatagttctcAATCAATGATGTCATCTCAATTCAAggtcaacattttttatttagttttactcCTGCCATTGGTATCGTCTATAGATGATAACGTCAATTCAGGTAAGTATCGCTTCATCAGTAATAGTGTTTAACATACGAAGAGCGGTATGTTGGGCTTTATAAAAGACTGATCGACCTTTATACAATCAATTTACAAggcgaatataattttaagatttatttgtttttttattagaaaaaatttaacaataaataaattcaaaacagctataactgtaattttttttcaagcttaattttttaataatcattgacgtgataatgataaattaaaattatatttgacctTGAAACGCGAATACCAGTTGATGACATTTTAGCATTTGTCGAGATGAATGTTTCTGTTGGCTTGTCTCTAACAATACATGAATGGTGTGTTGTgatttgtgaatttaatattcttcTACGTTACTAACTTAGATaacttgtcttttttttaataacatatcctccttaaagtacatttataactctctcaataaattatttaatttacaaatttctcTTTGCCCGATTGCAAATCACTTTTGTACACTCGtaaaaatcgttatttaaaaaaataatactttcggtgcgtaaaataaatataaactttcgaGGACGCACAAACCTCAAGCAATACAAATAGGAATGCCCTCCCCCACGAAAGCCAACAGGAACCAAAAAGACAGATGCTAAAGGCTAGGTGATACCTAACCAAACTGCAGGAGCGCGCGCTGCTTGTGCAGGGCGGGTACGTGGCCGGCCGCTCCACCACGCTCACCGTCACCAAGCGCAACGCGCTGGCCACGCCGCGCGACCGCGAGCGCGACAAGGAGCCCGAGCGCTCGCCCACGCCCGCCGCGCGcgacgcgccgcccgccgccgccacGCCGCCGCCCGCCTTCACCGCCATGGTGGTGAGTGCCGCCCCACATTCCTctaaaatgacgattcgaaaCTAATAACCTACtcgtataaagtatataaaaaagtgatatgacaaagtaataaaaaaaaaaattatagaaaaaaatatattttgagcaaAATTGAAATGTTACTGAAAGTCATGATAATTTTGTAGGAGAAGCAGTTGTCCGACCTAGTCGAGGAGATCCGCAAGCTGAAGTCCGTGATCGTGAAGCAGGAGAACCGTATCCGCGCGCTGGAGGCGACGGTGAAGGCGGGCCTGGCGCCCCCCGCGCCCTCGCCGCCCGCCCCCTCTCCACCCTCTCCCCCCAACAACCACGACGACGCCATGGCGCCCGACGAGGTTTGAGCCCGCATCGAACAGATGATTGCCAGCGGAATGTGAAATGTGTGCGATATAGACCAATTTTCTACAACttctgattattatttttttttaattttgagtcGAATTGTGTATAGATAATAGAATCAatgtgaatgtttttttttatttattggcttttctatttattattttcatttttggaATTGAGGATATTGTTTacgaagaaattattttaaatgaataagtgacagccataataatatataacgaacATTGTGATGTAACTCAGAGATGAATAagtgagattaattataaattagtaatctcgctttaaaaaatatatcttacacaATTCGCTGATATTATGTTTGGAGATTATCTATTTTTTTGGCCAAAAAATAACTTTcgttataaagaaattaaacaaaCGAACTTTTCATGACTGGAGAAGGGAAGACGGTTTTCTTTTCAAAACAAGAATCTATTATAACTAAACTATTATATTGGTAACAAGTGCATGCCACATGCAAAAAATAACAGCATAATacctaattatacaaaatatttattaaataatattattttcatccaATCTAAGCCTTTGACTTTGGCATCACAGACTATCCGAACAAAATTAGAACTACTGTTAATTATGGCATGTGGCAATGCTACGCACAacgacaataaaatatatataaatattgataagacTAGATTTCGTGATGTCAATATAAtccacttaaatatataaattcatttaataatatttatttactaataattacaGCTTATCTTTGAAAATCTTTTAAGAAACCCTTGtctttacaaaacatttatttattacattgtaaatattaagtGAATAGTGATATCAACATTGTGCCTTATATCGACGCAGTTTTCGTCACAAAATcggatttataattattggtgATGTACAATTATTGCATTTAGTCATTTTCTAAGAGATTTACTCAGTATAAAGGAGTGATCTAATGTTAGTGTTTTTCAAGATGCGTGCacactttaaaatattcttaataaattgtttttattgttaaaaagtgTGTCTTATCCCTCagataatatttatgacaataaatTCCAAAAAATTGAGAATCCTATCAACTTTTCATCTAGCTTTTAATGCTGAAgcaatatgttataattatttattttacgtgtttttttaatgaaaatgtagTTTAACATCatgtataaatatgaaacaagATGGCGCCAATAATCAACAGTGAAACTTTGAAAAAACCTCATTTTAGTTGATTTTCACGACATCTTGTGTCGTATTTGAGTAAAATACGGGAATTATAGTACGAATCCACCCATCGCGAAGCACTGCGAGAGTTATATATGACATTTTCACATACTTGAAACAAATTGAATATCACTCAATTAAAGAGttaaaacttgattattttatcaaattatatgtgAAGATCTCACGCGGTGTCCCTGCTTTAGGTTAGGAGTCCAGTAACGGTgcttataaatgcgaaaatcgcttttaaaataattactgactCAGTGCATTATTTATCGTTTTAGTGCTAGTTATTTACTCTATACTAacccttaaaatatttatatagtgctATCCCCCGCTCACATTTAAaaggttaattataattatctatactGCTTGCGTATTAGGCCAACATTGGCTCAAATGTAGCTTGTAACTTTTATATTCTCGACAATTTAGCCATTCATATTTCACATTAGATTTAACGAAAACACATTGTTATGATATGATAAAGCGAAGTGGCCCCGAACGTCCAACATTAATACCACAAAATCCCGTCGAACGTTTTGACCCTTGCGATCGTAACTCGGTGTATTTGACAGCTAGTCACGTCACAttaaattgacatttgacaGGTTAAGTTATGCTGTCTCACTCTGGACAGCAagtattatagtttaaataaatagtattattattatgacgattcttttttctaattttaagatggCGTAATTTTAGATGTTCTATATTTAAGATCATGACAAGGCAGTGTATGGTATTAGTTTGTATGAAATGCTTTACCTTCGAGGACTTCGTGtaaattatttcttgtattttgtATGTGAAGCTTcgttttatattactattatgttttttttttcttatgtctaACCGTGTATTTAAACGCAGGAATAACGAGCTATTGTGTActtattgtaaatgttattcGCGACAATACTGTATTATGCCGTTGAGTTAACGTATTTTGTTCACGAATGGcaatatataaaacgtttatggtaaatgattataaataagtgccaaattacatttaatcaaTGCTCAAATtggtaaaatattcaaattattttaaaagctgatagttttaaatattgccAGTTAacaaaatgattttgaaatataatcgaATGAGGCCTGTCGCTTTTATACTAAATGAAAATGACCATTATTTACGTACATACAGACGAAATGTCGTGTAAATATAagccgttttaaaaaaaatatgtggtcataattgaaaatagtaaaatattagcGCACAATATCgaaaaattattagaaaaaattgAAACAGAGTAAATGTGTaggattgataaaaaaataataataattcgattgaaacaattatgtaattaatatgttgttgacatttaaaacatcacaaataatataaaacaataaaagattCCTCTTTCTCTCAACTCAATAAGCAATTGTATACTGGAACTTCTTACTTCTCAATTTATCAGAAGTTTGTCTCGTGTAATAAAATCTATCGAtaataatttgttgttatttgaCTTGTTTAATAAGCTTAAAGTTTTTACGAACTGGTGCTAAATGAAACGTGCTAAATATTTGCATGAGTTATAAATCCTAATTTCGTTGACAGAGTAAAAAATtccaagctattttttttttattaaaaatgacatatttgtaaaaaaagtaagtttgaaatgatataaaaaaaaaagtttattttatattctgtcAATGAAGTGAATCATTGCCGATATTAATGCTTCATAATGGACTATACGATTGTAATTCATATGTAGGTGTTAAGTGCCTTGTTGTGTTAGATAAATACTCAGATCAAATGTTGCAATTATGAAAGTTGAACAGAAATAAATGTctattttactattttcattGCTCGTATTATTTCCCTTTCCCTTAATATCTTAGTAACTATCTTTTGCAGTccagttaatttgtaaatatatataaaataaatacaatgactAGCCTAATACTGTCAATATATGGCTAGTACAATTTAATA
This is a stretch of genomic DNA from Vanessa atalanta chromosome 20, ilVanAtal1.2, whole genome shotgun sequence. It encodes these proteins:
- the LOC125071655 gene encoding coronin-6 isoform X3, translated to MSFRVVRSSKFRHVYGQALKREQCYDNIRVSKSSWDSTFCAVNPKFLAIIVESAGGGAFIVLPHNKVGRIPADHPLVGGHKGPVLDIAWCPHNDNVIASGSEDCVVKVWQIPDGGLSRTLTEPVVDLVYHQRRVGLVLWHPTAQNVLLTAGSDNQIAIWNVGTGEVLISLDCHPDLIYSACWNWTGSKLLTTCRDKKIRIIDPRKGEVESEAIAHEGSKASRAIFLKHGLVFTTGFSRMSERQYSLRTPDALNEPIVTVEIDTSNGVMFPLYDPDTNLIYLCGKGDSVIRYFEVTPEPPFVHYINTFQTPDPQRGIGMMPKRGCDVATCEIAKFYRLNNSGLCQVISMTVPRKSELFQEDLYPDTLSDEASLTADEWLAGEDAEPCTMSLKERALLVQGGYVAGRSTTLTVTKRNALATPRDRERDKEPERSPTPAARDAPPAAATPPPAFTAMVEKQLSDLVEEIRKLKSVIVKQENRIRALEATVKAGLAPPAPSPPAPSPPSPPNNHDDAMAPDEV
- the LOC125071655 gene encoding coronin-6 isoform X2, whose product is MEVDVADIKRHNSFTSPNIRRAPISKRVGRERCHSYNAQDSKKPGSRLQPAKMSFRVVRSSKFRHVYGQALKREQCYDNIRVSKSSWDSTFCAVNPKFLAIIVESAGGGAFIVLPHNKVGRIPADHPLVGGHKGPVLDIAWCPHNDNVIASGSEDCVVKVWQIPDGGLSRTLTEPVVDLVYHQRRVGLVLWHPTAQNVLLTAGSDNQIAIWNVGTGEVLISLDCHPDLIYSACWNWTGSKLLTTCRDKKIRIIDPRKGEVESEAIAHEGSKASRAIFLKHGLVFTTGFSRMSERQYSLRTPDALNEPIVTVEIDTSNGVMFPLYDPDTNLIYLCGKGDSVIRYFEVTPEPPFVHYINTFQTPDPQRGIGMMPKRGCDVATCEIAKFYRLNNSGLCQVISMTVPRKSELFQEDLYPDTLSDEASLTADEWLAGEDAEPCTMSLKGGYVAGRSTTLTVTKRNALATPRDRERDKEPERSPTPAARDAPPAAATPPPAFTAMVEKQLSDLVEEIRKLKSVIVKQENRIRALEATVKAGLAPPAPSPPAPSPPSPPNNHDDAMAPDEV
- the LOC125071655 gene encoding coronin-6 isoform X1, whose product is MEVDVADIKRHNSFTSPNIRRAPISKRVGRERCHSYNAQDSKKPGSRLQPAKMSFRVVRSSKFRHVYGQALKREQCYDNIRVSKSSWDSTFCAVNPKFLAIIVESAGGGAFIVLPHNKVGRIPADHPLVGGHKGPVLDIAWCPHNDNVIASGSEDCVVKVWQIPDGGLSRTLTEPVVDLVYHQRRVGLVLWHPTAQNVLLTAGSDNQIAIWNVGTGEVLISLDCHPDLIYSACWNWTGSKLLTTCRDKKIRIIDPRKGEVESEAIAHEGSKASRAIFLKHGLVFTTGFSRMSERQYSLRTPDALNEPIVTVEIDTSNGVMFPLYDPDTNLIYLCGKGDSVIRYFEVTPEPPFVHYINTFQTPDPQRGIGMMPKRGCDVATCEIAKFYRLNNSGLCQVISMTVPRKSELFQEDLYPDTLSDEASLTADEWLAGEDAEPCTMSLKERALLVQGGYVAGRSTTLTVTKRNALATPRDRERDKEPERSPTPAARDAPPAAATPPPAFTAMVEKQLSDLVEEIRKLKSVIVKQENRIRALEATVKAGLAPPAPSPPAPSPPSPPNNHDDAMAPDEV